CGGCTCAACAAACGTCGAGTCAACGGCAGCGAAATCCGCGGAAAACCGGGGTTCTACTGCAGCGGTGCCGGATGCTGGATGTCAGCTGGCTCACAACCGGATTTATCGTGGAAAGACGAAATCCTTCCGCACTTTCCGGCTTACCGGCCGAGAACCTGGAGCCCACGATGATCATCGGTGTCCCCAAAGAAATCAAGAACAACGAATTCCGGGTGGCCATCACCGCCGCCGGTGTCCACGAGTTCCGCACCCACGGCCACACCGTGCTGGTGGAACGTGGCGCAGGGCTGGGGTCAGGCATCACCGACGAGGAATACGCCATCGCCGGTGCCGAGATCGTCAACGAGGCCGACGACGTCTGGGCCCGCGCCGACATGGTCATGAAGGTCAAAGAACCCATCAAGGCCGAATACCACCGCTTCCGCAAGGGCCTGATCCTCTTCACCTACCTCCACCTCGCGGCCGAGCCCGAACTCACCCGGGAACTCATCAACTCCGGCGTCACCGCCATCGCCTACGAAACTGTCCAGGAAGGCCGCACCCTCCCGCTGCTGGCCCCGATGTCCGAGGTGGCCGGCCGGCTCTCCGTCCAGGTGGGCGCCTCCTCCCTGATGGCCCCCGCCGGCGGCAAGGGCGTGCTGCTCGGCGGCGTACCCGGCGTCCGGCCTGCCAAAGTGGTGGTCCTGGGCGCGGGCGTGGCCGGAACCAACGCCGCCGCCATGGCCCTGGGCCTCGGCGCGGACGTCACCATCCTGGACATCAACATCAACCGCCTGCGCGAACTGGACGCCCAGTACCAGGGCCGGCTCACCACCGTGGCATCCAACAAGTACGAGATCGAAAAATCAGTAGTGGACGCCGACCTGGTGATCGGCTCCGTCCTGATCCCCGGCGCCAAGGCCCCCAAGCTGGTGACCAACGAGCTCGTGGCCCGGATGAAGCCCGGCTCGGTCCTGGTGGACATCGCCGTGGACCAGGGCGGCTGTTTCGAGGACACCCACCCCACCACCCACCAGGAACCCACCTACAAGGTCCACAACACCATCTTCTACTGCGTGGCCAACATGCCCGGCGCCGTACCGAACACCTCCACCTACGCCCTGACCAACGTGACCCTGCGCTACGCCGTGTCCCTGGCCAACCTGGGCGTCAAGGCCGCCTTCGACCGGGATCCCGCCCTCGCAGCCGGCCTCAACATCGCCGCCGGCCACGTGGCCCACCACTCCGTATCCGAAGCCCACAACCTTCCCCTCGTAGCGGACTGGCACGAACTGGTCTCGGCGTAAGGCTTTGTCCCGCTGCGTGGAACGACACACATCCTCTGCGTGCTGCTCCGCTTGAGCTTGGGCCCACGCCAGCAGGGTTCCCTGGCCGAGCTTGCGAGGTTAGGGTGCTGGTGGGGAGCACGCTGCCGGATGTCTGTCGTCCAGCGTTTTCGGATTTAAGTCCTCGCCGAGGCCAGTTCGCGGGCTTTTTCAATTAATTTGAGGGACTCGACGGCGTCTTCCGGGTTCACTGGGAGGGGCAGGGATGACTTTGCTCCGCCGTCGAGGATTTTGTCTGCCAGGATCCGGTAGAACTCCGGGTAGGCGCCGCGTTCGGTGGGCAGGGCATCCAGGTGGCCGTCACGGCCCAGGAGCCCTGCCCACTCGGGCGACTCCCGGCCATACTCGTCGTCAAGGGGGCTGCCGCCGGCCAGGATGTAGGGCTCCTGCGGATCAACACCGTTCTTGGTGAAGGCCCCTACCGAACCCAGGACGCGGAACCGTGCGCCCTGCTGCGCGCACAGCATGTTCATGGTGAGGTGGCTCAGCACCCCGGAGTCGTGCCGCAGCACCAGGAACGCGTCGTCGTCCGCCCGCTCATCATGCCGCCTGGCCTTCAGTTCCGCATGGACCACGGTGGCCGGGCCTAACAGCAGGAGGGCCTGGTCGATCAGGTGGCTCCCGAGATCGAACAGCACACCGCCGCCGTCCGCCGCAGTGGCCCGCGCCTTCCAGGCCTTCGCTATGGTGGGCGCCCACCGCTCGAACCGCGATTCGAAACGCGCCACCTTCCCCACGGCCTCCGCCGCCAAAAGCTTCCGGAGCGTCAGGAAGTCCCCGTCCCACCGCCTGTTCTGGAAAACCGTCAGCACCCGGCCCAGCTGACGCGCCAGGGCAATGAGGTCCCGCCCCTCCTCGCTGCTCACCGCGAAAGGCTTGTCCACCACAACATCCAGCCCGGCCTCGAGGGCCGCCTTGGCGAGCGGGTAATGCGTGGCTGGCGGGGTTCCCAGCACCACAAGGTCAAGGTCAGCTGCGTGGGTGAGGACCGCCTCGCCGTCGTGCACTGTCCTCACGCGCGGGTAGCGGGAAGTGGCCGCCTTCTGCCGCTCCGCATTGGATGTGGCGATAATGTCCAGTGAGTAGCGTCCGTCAGCACCGATCAAGGGGGCGTGGAAGACGCTGCCCGAAAGTCCATAGCCGACGACGGCAGTGCGGATGGTGCGTTTGGAGTCACTCATAGGGCTACCGTACTCCCGCACGCCCTCGGCCCGCCCCCAGGCTCAGAGGCGAGAGAGCGTTGCCGGAAAACCCCGCGAAAAGTGAGAGAGCGTCTTGGGCAGGCGGCGAAGGCCGGCACCCCCTGGTCTGGAGGTGCCGGCCTGGCCGTGCTGCGATTATTCAGTCAGCGGGTGCTGCTACTTCTTTTCCCAGCCGAGGGTGGTCCAGTCCGGAACCTGGGACAGGCTCCGGAACAACGACGGACCGTAGTTGGCCAGGCCCGTGCGGACGAACGAGATCTG
This genomic interval from Arthrobacter sp. SLBN-100 contains the following:
- a CDS encoding Gfo/Idh/MocA family protein is translated as MSDSKRTIRTAVVGYGLSGSVFHAPLIGADGRYSLDIIATSNAERQKAATSRYPRVRTVHDGEAVLTHAADLDLVVLGTPPATHYPLAKAALEAGLDVVVDKPFAVSSEEGRDLIALARQLGRVLTVFQNRRWDGDFLTLRKLLAAEAVGKVARFESRFERWAPTIAKAWKARATAADGGGVLFDLGSHLIDQALLLLGPATVVHAELKARRHDERADDDAFLVLRHDSGVLSHLTMNMLCAQQGARFRVLGSVGAFTKNGVDPQEPYILAGGSPLDDEYGRESPEWAGLLGRDGHLDALPTERGAYPEFYRILADKILDGGAKSSLPLPVNPEDAVESLKLIEKARELASART
- the ald gene encoding alanine dehydrogenase yields the protein MIIGVPKEIKNNEFRVAITAAGVHEFRTHGHTVLVERGAGLGSGITDEEYAIAGAEIVNEADDVWARADMVMKVKEPIKAEYHRFRKGLILFTYLHLAAEPELTRELINSGVTAIAYETVQEGRTLPLLAPMSEVAGRLSVQVGASSLMAPAGGKGVLLGGVPGVRPAKVVVLGAGVAGTNAAAMALGLGADVTILDININRLRELDAQYQGRLTTVASNKYEIEKSVVDADLVIGSVLIPGAKAPKLVTNELVARMKPGSVLVDIAVDQGGCFEDTHPTTHQEPTYKVHNTIFYCVANMPGAVPNTSTYALTNVTLRYAVSLANLGVKAAFDRDPALAAGLNIAAGHVAHHSVSEAHNLPLVADWHELVSA